The Camelina sativa cultivar DH55 unplaced genomic scaffold, Cs unpScaffold00590, whole genome shotgun sequence genome has a segment encoding these proteins:
- the LOC104773610 gene encoding transcription factor WER-like codes for MRKKISGEEGNHENKKGVWTVEEDKILMDYVKAQGKGHWNRIAKKTGLKRCGKSCRLRWMNYLSPNVKRGHFTDQEEDLIIRLHKLLGNRWSLIAKRVPGRTDNQVKNYWNTHLSKKIGIENQTIKSISNQMNNLGNMTDASKERLFNVKFDNKSILGDERLLMSEGLGHVHQASSSLWGHHEDAFEPNTLTYMMDFIDGQCY; via the exons ATGAGAAAAAAGATAAGTGGTGAAGAAGGAAACCATGAGAATAAGAAAGGTGTGTGGACAGTTGAGGAGGACAAGATCCTCATGGATTATGTCAAAGCCCAGGGCAAAGGTCATTGGAACCGCATTGCCAAAAAGactg GTTTGAAGAGATGTGGAAAGAGCTGTCGATTGAGATGGATGAACTATCTTAGTCCAAACGTAAAGAGAGGCCATTTCACAgaccaagaagaagatcttATCATTAGACTCCACAAGTTGCTTGGTAATAG gTGGTCTTTGATAGCTAAAAGAGTTCCAGGTCGAACGGACAATCAAGTGAAGAACTATTGGAATACACatctaagtaaaaaaattggaatagaaaatcaaacaatcaaatcgATCAGCAATCAGATGAACAATTTGGGGAATATGACAGATGCATCCAAAGAAAGATTATTCAATGtgaaatttgataataaaagcATTCTCGGGGATGAGAGATTGCTTATGAGCGAAGGTCTTGGCCATGTCCATCAAGCGAGTTCGTCGCTTTGGGGTCATCATGAGGATGCTTTTGAGCCTAACACACTCACCTACATGATGGATTTCATTGATGGACAatgttattaa